Proteins from a single region of Juglans microcarpa x Juglans regia isolate MS1-56 chromosome 5S, Jm3101_v1.0, whole genome shotgun sequence:
- the LOC121268086 gene encoding putative disease resistance protein RGA4 isoform X2 produces MADLASALAGSLLEKLGSLVYRELYLAWGVQSDVQKLERTILTIKIVLLDAESKQASNPKLSVWLGQLKDILYDIEDVMDEIEYKVLRKQAITTYGSAMAKVRHFFSSPMALSSRLKLAHKIKNIRERLDEINAEKVQFNLTERHEEVHVNPLWREKTHSFIDPSTVIGRHGDKEEIKKSLMHPNPTRNLNIIAIVGLGGMGKTTLAKAVYNDESVVNHFQLRMWVCVSENFNVTRLVEDILKSARVKVDKNSSNEDTLQTSLRELLKDKRFLLVLDDVWNENRNKWTELRDLLTGGSHGSVIVVTTRSRRVSSVLDPIYTHSVEGLSKEESLSLFVKCAFKEGEDKLYPNLLPIADEIVKRCKGVPLAVKSLGGLLYSKVDESEWEFVRGNEIWELEENEGGILPALQLSYNQMPIHLKRCFAYCVNFPKDHEFLNILLIEQWVAHGLILQRSANKKQELEDIGELYIKELMSICFFQDLDELNFCVYSFKMHDLVHDLVLSIGHEEWLEIDSDNKDVASTVRHLSISSSDQQVSKFSNKLTNVRSIMFRTKPHVSSVEACISRFKSLRVLAIPYSDFENLPSSIGTQKHLRYLDLSGNKSIKKLPNSICKLHNLQTLVLGGCENLERLPKDMRNMINLRFLTISTKDTCLFVNGVCCFNSLQILYVMDCPRLECLFPQMDNCLTNLRTLLFWECKSLTSLPPIIKHLKALESLYICDCEEIDLTGGGEGDAQDLNLRLQFLYIENLSKLEILPEWLLGSANTLKELRIMGCENLKVLPEWLPTLKSLQTLEITECNELSSLPVGIHHMKTLRKVKIKDCPELVTRLEDWSNILELELDSKNAEDDKVM; encoded by the exons ATGGCTGATCTTGCCTCTGCCCTCGCTGGTAGTCTCCTTGAGAAATTAGGCTCTTTAGTTTATCGAGAGCTCTACTTGGCATGGGGTGTCCAGAGCGACGTACAAAAGCTTGAGCGCACGATTTTAACTATTAAGATCGTGCTCTTGGATGCTgaaagcaagcaagcaagcaatcCCAAGCTCAGCGTCTGGCTTGGGCAGCTCAAAGATATCTTATATGATATAGAAGATGTGATGGATGAAATTGAGTATAAAGTTTTAAGGAAACAAGCGATTACAACATATGGAAGCGCTATGGCAAAGGTACGCCATTTCTTTTCGTCCCCCATGGCACTTTCATCCCGTTTAAAACTGGCTCACAAAATCAAGAACATTAGAGAGAGGTTAGATGAGATTAATGCTGAGAAGGTTCAGTTTAATCTCACTGAACGGCATGAAGAGGTGCATGTCAATCCCCTGTGGAGGGAGAAGACACATTCCTTTATTGATCCTTCAACGGTCATCGGTAGGCATGGTgacaaagaagaaataaaaaagagtttgatGCACCCAAATCCCACTAGAAATCTTAATATAATTGCCATAGTTGGATTAGGAGGTATGGGAAAGACCACACTTGCCAAGGCAGTTTACAATGACGAATCCGTAGTGAATCATTTTCAGTTGAGAATGTGGGTTTGTGTATCTGAGAATTTTAATGTTACAAGATTGGTGGAAGACATCCTTAAATCTGCTCGTGTTAAAGTTGATAAGAATTCAAGTAATGAAGATACATTGCAGACTAGTTTGAGAGAACTTTTAAAGGATAAAAGGTTTCTACTGGTCTTAGACGATGTCTGgaatgaaaatagaaataaatggaCTGAACTGAGAGATTTGCTAACTGGAGGGTCGCATGGAAGTGTCATTGTTGTAACGACACGTAGTCGCAGGGTTTCTTCCGTTTTAGACCCTATTTATACACATTCTGTAGAAGGTCTATCAAAAGAAGAATCTTTATCTTTGTTTGTGAAATGTGCATTCAAGGAAGGAGAAGACAAATTATATCCAAACCTCTTACCAATTGCGGATGAAATAGTGAAAAGGTGTAAAGGGGTTCCATTGGCCGTGAAGAGTTTAGGTGGTCTACTTTATTCGAAAGTCGATGAAAGCGAGTGGGAATTTGTGAGAGGTAACGAGATCTGGGAATTGGAAGAAAATGAGGGAGGCATCTTACCTGCATTGCAATTAAGCTATAATCAAATGCCAATTCATTTGAAGCGATGCTTTGCGTATTGCGTTAATTTTCCAAAGGATCATGAATTCCTTAATATCCTTTTAATTGAACAATGGGTGGCACATGGATTAATCCTCCAAAGGTCTGCTAACAAAAAACAAGAGTTGGAAGATATTGGAGAATTGTACATTAAAGAGTTAATGTCGATATGTTTCTTCCAAGATCTTGATGAACTTAATTTTTGCGTGTATTCCTTCAAAATGCATGATCTCGTCCATGATCTTGTGCTCTCTATTGGCCATGAAGAGTGGTTGGAAATAGACTCTGACAATAAAGACGTGGCCTCGACAGTTCGTCATTTGTCAATTTCATCTAGTGACCAACAAGTTTCAAAGTTCTCAAACAAGTTAACTAATGTGAGGAGCATCATGTTCCGAACCAAACCACACGTGTCCTCAGTTGAAGCATGCATCTCAAGATTCAAGTCTTTACGTGTGCTAGCTATACCTTATTCAGATTTTGAGAATTTGCCAAGTTCCATTGGTACTCAAAAGCATTTGAGATATCTCGACCTATCTGGTAATAAGTCAATCAAGAAGCTTCCTAATTCCATTTGCAAGTTACACAATTTGCAAACCTTGGTGCTTGGTGGATGTGAAAATCTTGAACGACTGCCCAAAGATATGAGGAACATGATCAACCTTAGGTTTCTTACGATATCAACAAAAGATACATGCTTGTTCGTGAATGGAGTATGTTGCTTTAATTCTCTTCAGATTTTATATGTGATGGATTGTCCAAGACTCGAATGCTTGTTTCCACAGATGGACAACTGCCTCACCAACCTTCGTACATTGCTTTTTTGGGAATGTAAAAGTTTGACCTCTTTGCCACCTATTATCAAGCACCTAAAAGCCTTAGAGTCATTGTACATTTGTGATTGTGAAGAGATAGATTTGAcgggaggaggagaaggagatGCACAGGACCTCAATTTGAGACTCCAATTCTTGTATATAGAAAATTTATCAAAGTTGGAGATTTTACCCGAATGGCTCCTAGGATCTGCAAACACGTTAAAGGAGCTTCGTATCATGGGGTGTGAAAATCTCAAG GTGTTGCCAGAGTGGTTACCAACTCTGAAATCACTTCAGACATTGGAGATCACTGAATGCAATGAGCTATCATCTCTACCGGTGGGGATTCATCATATGAAAACATTAAGAAAAGTGAAGATTAAAGATTGTCCTGAGCTCGTTACTCGTTTAGAAGACTGGTCCAACATACTAGAGCTCGAACTTGATTCTAAAAATGCTGAAGATGATAAGGTAATGTGA
- the LOC121268086 gene encoding putative disease resistance protein RGA4 isoform X1: protein MADLASALAGSLLEKLGSLVYRELYLAWGVQSDVQKLERTILTIKIVLLDAESKQASNPKLSVWLGQLKDILYDIEDVMDEIEYKVLRKQAITTYGSAMAKVRHFFSSPMALSSRLKLAHKIKNIRERLDEINAEKVQFNLTERHEEVHVNPLWREKTHSFIDPSTVIGRHGDKEEIKKSLMHPNPTRNLNIIAIVGLGGMGKTTLAKAVYNDESVVNHFQLRMWVCVSENFNVTRLVEDILKSARVKVDKNSSNEDTLQTSLRELLKDKRFLLVLDDVWNENRNKWTELRDLLTGGSHGSVIVVTTRSRRVSSVLDPIYTHSVEGLSKEESLSLFVKCAFKEGEDKLYPNLLPIADEIVKRCKGVPLAVKSLGGLLYSKVDESEWEFVRGNEIWELEENEGGILPALQLSYNQMPIHLKRCFAYCVNFPKDHEFLNILLIEQWVAHGLILQRSANKKQELEDIGELYIKELMSICFFQDLDELNFCVYSFKMHDLVHDLVLSIGHEEWLEIDSDNKDVASTVRHLSISSSDQQVSKFSNKLTNVRSIMFRTKPHVSSVEACISRFKSLRVLAIPYSDFENLPSSIGTQKHLRYLDLSGNKSIKKLPNSICKLHNLQTLVLGGCENLERLPKDMRNMINLRFLTISTKDTCLFVNGVCCFNSLQILYVMDCPRLECLFPQMDNCLTNLRTLLFWECKSLTSLPPIIKHLKALESLYICDCEEIDLTGGGEGDAQDLNLRLQFLYIENLSKLEILPEWLLGSANTLKELRIMGCENLKVLPEWLPTLKSLQTLEITECNELSSLPVGIHHMKTLRKLKIKYCPELVTRLEDLSNIPELELDSEDDQEDDGDSEKGEDDELRP from the exons ATGGCTGATCTTGCCTCTGCCCTCGCTGGTAGTCTCCTTGAGAAATTAGGCTCTTTAGTTTATCGAGAGCTCTACTTGGCATGGGGTGTCCAGAGCGACGTACAAAAGCTTGAGCGCACGATTTTAACTATTAAGATCGTGCTCTTGGATGCTgaaagcaagcaagcaagcaatcCCAAGCTCAGCGTCTGGCTTGGGCAGCTCAAAGATATCTTATATGATATAGAAGATGTGATGGATGAAATTGAGTATAAAGTTTTAAGGAAACAAGCGATTACAACATATGGAAGCGCTATGGCAAAGGTACGCCATTTCTTTTCGTCCCCCATGGCACTTTCATCCCGTTTAAAACTGGCTCACAAAATCAAGAACATTAGAGAGAGGTTAGATGAGATTAATGCTGAGAAGGTTCAGTTTAATCTCACTGAACGGCATGAAGAGGTGCATGTCAATCCCCTGTGGAGGGAGAAGACACATTCCTTTATTGATCCTTCAACGGTCATCGGTAGGCATGGTgacaaagaagaaataaaaaagagtttgatGCACCCAAATCCCACTAGAAATCTTAATATAATTGCCATAGTTGGATTAGGAGGTATGGGAAAGACCACACTTGCCAAGGCAGTTTACAATGACGAATCCGTAGTGAATCATTTTCAGTTGAGAATGTGGGTTTGTGTATCTGAGAATTTTAATGTTACAAGATTGGTGGAAGACATCCTTAAATCTGCTCGTGTTAAAGTTGATAAGAATTCAAGTAATGAAGATACATTGCAGACTAGTTTGAGAGAACTTTTAAAGGATAAAAGGTTTCTACTGGTCTTAGACGATGTCTGgaatgaaaatagaaataaatggaCTGAACTGAGAGATTTGCTAACTGGAGGGTCGCATGGAAGTGTCATTGTTGTAACGACACGTAGTCGCAGGGTTTCTTCCGTTTTAGACCCTATTTATACACATTCTGTAGAAGGTCTATCAAAAGAAGAATCTTTATCTTTGTTTGTGAAATGTGCATTCAAGGAAGGAGAAGACAAATTATATCCAAACCTCTTACCAATTGCGGATGAAATAGTGAAAAGGTGTAAAGGGGTTCCATTGGCCGTGAAGAGTTTAGGTGGTCTACTTTATTCGAAAGTCGATGAAAGCGAGTGGGAATTTGTGAGAGGTAACGAGATCTGGGAATTGGAAGAAAATGAGGGAGGCATCTTACCTGCATTGCAATTAAGCTATAATCAAATGCCAATTCATTTGAAGCGATGCTTTGCGTATTGCGTTAATTTTCCAAAGGATCATGAATTCCTTAATATCCTTTTAATTGAACAATGGGTGGCACATGGATTAATCCTCCAAAGGTCTGCTAACAAAAAACAAGAGTTGGAAGATATTGGAGAATTGTACATTAAAGAGTTAATGTCGATATGTTTCTTCCAAGATCTTGATGAACTTAATTTTTGCGTGTATTCCTTCAAAATGCATGATCTCGTCCATGATCTTGTGCTCTCTATTGGCCATGAAGAGTGGTTGGAAATAGACTCTGACAATAAAGACGTGGCCTCGACAGTTCGTCATTTGTCAATTTCATCTAGTGACCAACAAGTTTCAAAGTTCTCAAACAAGTTAACTAATGTGAGGAGCATCATGTTCCGAACCAAACCACACGTGTCCTCAGTTGAAGCATGCATCTCAAGATTCAAGTCTTTACGTGTGCTAGCTATACCTTATTCAGATTTTGAGAATTTGCCAAGTTCCATTGGTACTCAAAAGCATTTGAGATATCTCGACCTATCTGGTAATAAGTCAATCAAGAAGCTTCCTAATTCCATTTGCAAGTTACACAATTTGCAAACCTTGGTGCTTGGTGGATGTGAAAATCTTGAACGACTGCCCAAAGATATGAGGAACATGATCAACCTTAGGTTTCTTACGATATCAACAAAAGATACATGCTTGTTCGTGAATGGAGTATGTTGCTTTAATTCTCTTCAGATTTTATATGTGATGGATTGTCCAAGACTCGAATGCTTGTTTCCACAGATGGACAACTGCCTCACCAACCTTCGTACATTGCTTTTTTGGGAATGTAAAAGTTTGACCTCTTTGCCACCTATTATCAAGCACCTAAAAGCCTTAGAGTCATTGTACATTTGTGATTGTGAAGAGATAGATTTGAcgggaggaggagaaggagatGCACAGGACCTCAATTTGAGACTCCAATTCTTGTATATAGAAAATTTATCAAAGTTGGAGATTTTACCCGAATGGCTCCTAGGATCTGCAAACACGTTAAAGGAGCTTCGTATCATGGGGTGTGAAAATCTCAAGGTGTTGCCAGAGTGGTTACCAACTCTGAAATCACTTCAGACATTGGAGATCACTGAATGCAATGAGCTATCATCTCTACCGGTGGGGATTCATCATAtgaaaacattaagaaaactgAAGATTAAATATTGTCCTGAGCTCGTTACTCGTTTAGAAGACTTGTCCAACATACCAGAGCTCGAACTCGATTCTGAAGATGATCAAGAAGATGATGGGGATTCTGAAaaaggtgaagatgatgag CTTCGGCCTTAA
- the LOC121268086 gene encoding putative disease resistance protein RGA4 isoform X3 → MADLASALAGSLLEKLGSLVYRELYLAWGVQSDVQKLERTILTIKIVLLDAESKQASNPKLSVWLGQLKDILYDIEDVMDEIEYKVLRKQAITTYGSAMAKVRHFFSSPMALSSRLKLAHKIKNIRERLDEINAEKVQFNLTERHEEVHVNPLWREKTHSFIDPSTVIGRHGDKEEIKKSLMHPNPTRNLNIIAIVGLGGMGKTTLAKAVYNDESVVNHFQLRMWVCVSENFNVTRLVEDILKSARVKVDKNSSNEDTLQTSLRELLKDKRFLLVLDDVWNENRNKWTELRDLLTGGSHGSVIVVTTRSRRVSSVLDPIYTHSVEGLSKEESLSLFVKCAFKEGEDKLYPNLLPIADEIVKRCKGVPLAVKSLGGLLYSKVDESEWEFVRGNEIWELEENEGGILPALQLSYNQMPIHLKRCFAYCVNFPKDHEFLNILLIEQWVAHGLILQRSANKKQELEDIGELYIKELMSICFFQDLDELNFCVYSFKMHDLVHDLVLSIGHEEWLEIDSDNKDVASTVRHLSISSSDQQVSKFSNKLTNVRSIMFRTKPHVSSVEACISRFKSLRVLAIPYSDFENLPSSIGTQKHLRYLDLSGNKSIKKLPNSICKLHNLQTLVLGGCENLERLPKDMRNMINLRFLTISTKDTCLFVNGVCCFNSLQILYVMDCPRLECLFPQMDNCLTNLRTLLFWECKSLTSLPPIIKHLKALESLYICDCEEIDLTGGGEGDAQDLNLRLQFLYIENLSKLEILPEWLLGSANTLKELRIMGCENLKVLPEWLPTLKSLQTLEITECNELSSLPVGIHHMKTLRKLKIKYCPELVTRLEDLSNIPELELDSEDDQLRP, encoded by the exons ATGGCTGATCTTGCCTCTGCCCTCGCTGGTAGTCTCCTTGAGAAATTAGGCTCTTTAGTTTATCGAGAGCTCTACTTGGCATGGGGTGTCCAGAGCGACGTACAAAAGCTTGAGCGCACGATTTTAACTATTAAGATCGTGCTCTTGGATGCTgaaagcaagcaagcaagcaatcCCAAGCTCAGCGTCTGGCTTGGGCAGCTCAAAGATATCTTATATGATATAGAAGATGTGATGGATGAAATTGAGTATAAAGTTTTAAGGAAACAAGCGATTACAACATATGGAAGCGCTATGGCAAAGGTACGCCATTTCTTTTCGTCCCCCATGGCACTTTCATCCCGTTTAAAACTGGCTCACAAAATCAAGAACATTAGAGAGAGGTTAGATGAGATTAATGCTGAGAAGGTTCAGTTTAATCTCACTGAACGGCATGAAGAGGTGCATGTCAATCCCCTGTGGAGGGAGAAGACACATTCCTTTATTGATCCTTCAACGGTCATCGGTAGGCATGGTgacaaagaagaaataaaaaagagtttgatGCACCCAAATCCCACTAGAAATCTTAATATAATTGCCATAGTTGGATTAGGAGGTATGGGAAAGACCACACTTGCCAAGGCAGTTTACAATGACGAATCCGTAGTGAATCATTTTCAGTTGAGAATGTGGGTTTGTGTATCTGAGAATTTTAATGTTACAAGATTGGTGGAAGACATCCTTAAATCTGCTCGTGTTAAAGTTGATAAGAATTCAAGTAATGAAGATACATTGCAGACTAGTTTGAGAGAACTTTTAAAGGATAAAAGGTTTCTACTGGTCTTAGACGATGTCTGgaatgaaaatagaaataaatggaCTGAACTGAGAGATTTGCTAACTGGAGGGTCGCATGGAAGTGTCATTGTTGTAACGACACGTAGTCGCAGGGTTTCTTCCGTTTTAGACCCTATTTATACACATTCTGTAGAAGGTCTATCAAAAGAAGAATCTTTATCTTTGTTTGTGAAATGTGCATTCAAGGAAGGAGAAGACAAATTATATCCAAACCTCTTACCAATTGCGGATGAAATAGTGAAAAGGTGTAAAGGGGTTCCATTGGCCGTGAAGAGTTTAGGTGGTCTACTTTATTCGAAAGTCGATGAAAGCGAGTGGGAATTTGTGAGAGGTAACGAGATCTGGGAATTGGAAGAAAATGAGGGAGGCATCTTACCTGCATTGCAATTAAGCTATAATCAAATGCCAATTCATTTGAAGCGATGCTTTGCGTATTGCGTTAATTTTCCAAAGGATCATGAATTCCTTAATATCCTTTTAATTGAACAATGGGTGGCACATGGATTAATCCTCCAAAGGTCTGCTAACAAAAAACAAGAGTTGGAAGATATTGGAGAATTGTACATTAAAGAGTTAATGTCGATATGTTTCTTCCAAGATCTTGATGAACTTAATTTTTGCGTGTATTCCTTCAAAATGCATGATCTCGTCCATGATCTTGTGCTCTCTATTGGCCATGAAGAGTGGTTGGAAATAGACTCTGACAATAAAGACGTGGCCTCGACAGTTCGTCATTTGTCAATTTCATCTAGTGACCAACAAGTTTCAAAGTTCTCAAACAAGTTAACTAATGTGAGGAGCATCATGTTCCGAACCAAACCACACGTGTCCTCAGTTGAAGCATGCATCTCAAGATTCAAGTCTTTACGTGTGCTAGCTATACCTTATTCAGATTTTGAGAATTTGCCAAGTTCCATTGGTACTCAAAAGCATTTGAGATATCTCGACCTATCTGGTAATAAGTCAATCAAGAAGCTTCCTAATTCCATTTGCAAGTTACACAATTTGCAAACCTTGGTGCTTGGTGGATGTGAAAATCTTGAACGACTGCCCAAAGATATGAGGAACATGATCAACCTTAGGTTTCTTACGATATCAACAAAAGATACATGCTTGTTCGTGAATGGAGTATGTTGCTTTAATTCTCTTCAGATTTTATATGTGATGGATTGTCCAAGACTCGAATGCTTGTTTCCACAGATGGACAACTGCCTCACCAACCTTCGTACATTGCTTTTTTGGGAATGTAAAAGTTTGACCTCTTTGCCACCTATTATCAAGCACCTAAAAGCCTTAGAGTCATTGTACATTTGTGATTGTGAAGAGATAGATTTGAcgggaggaggagaaggagatGCACAGGACCTCAATTTGAGACTCCAATTCTTGTATATAGAAAATTTATCAAAGTTGGAGATTTTACCCGAATGGCTCCTAGGATCTGCAAACACGTTAAAGGAGCTTCGTATCATGGGGTGTGAAAATCTCAAGGTGTTGCCAGAGTGGTTACCAACTCTGAAATCACTTCAGACATTGGAGATCACTGAATGCAATGAGCTATCATCTCTACCGGTGGGGATTCATCATAtgaaaacattaagaaaactgAAGATTAAATATTGTCCTGAGCTCGTTACTCGTTTAGAAGACTTGTCCAACATACCAGAGCTCGAACTCGATTCTGAAGATGAT CAGCTTCGGCCTTAA